One segment of Bacteroidales bacterium DNA contains the following:
- a CDS encoding DUF4340 domain-containing protein, producing the protein MMRKNRVTLIITLILLLAAIILVITNSYTTLKKDVSDFSIEDTTIVTKIFIADKNNNEVTLTRSVDGSWMVDGKYPAQHVKISSFLKTLMDLEVRSPVPLAARNNVITRMAAIAKKIEIYQVSPRINLFNKIRLFPHEKLTKTYYVGDVTQDNQGTFMLMEGSEEPYIVHIPGFRGFVATRYSAAKSDWRDYTVFKTRVNEILSVKVEFPLQPGQSYQFDLPDNQHVELRSLLSNQVMENYDTIRVLSFLTSFADVRFESLLEQLIKKEFIDSVKTSTPKTIITLTDRSGKINEVKIFKKKGFAALYMEDGMTMEPADLDRAYALVNNGEDFVLIQYYVFDKVTRNLDYLMGKE; encoded by the coding sequence ATGATGAGAAAAAACCGGGTCACTTTAATTATAACCCTGATTCTTTTATTGGCCGCTATTATTTTGGTCATTACGAATTCCTACACTACCCTGAAGAAGGATGTGAGCGATTTTTCGATTGAAGACACTACGATTGTCACCAAGATTTTTATAGCCGATAAGAACAACAATGAAGTCACCCTGACGCGCTCGGTGGACGGATCCTGGATGGTTGACGGGAAATACCCGGCACAGCACGTTAAGATCAGCTCGTTCCTTAAAACGCTGATGGACCTGGAGGTCCGGTCGCCGGTACCATTGGCAGCCAGGAACAATGTGATTACCAGGATGGCTGCTATTGCAAAAAAAATTGAAATCTACCAGGTTTCACCCCGGATCAATCTTTTTAATAAAATCAGGCTATTCCCTCATGAAAAGCTCACCAAGACCTATTACGTCGGTGATGTCACCCAGGATAACCAGGGTACCTTTATGTTGATGGAAGGATCGGAAGAGCCTTACATTGTACATATTCCGGGATTCAGGGGGTTTGTCGCCACGCGGTACTCAGCCGCTAAGTCAGACTGGCGTGATTACACCGTTTTTAAAACACGCGTTAATGAGATTCTATCAGTAAAAGTCGAATTCCCTTTACAACCCGGGCAATCATACCAGTTTGATCTTCCGGATAACCAGCATGTAGAGCTTCGATCGTTGCTAAGCAACCAGGTCATGGAAAACTACGATACGATCAGGGTGCTGAGTTTTTTAACCTCTTTTGCAGACGTTCGTTTTGAATCCTTGCTGGAGCAACTTATTAAAAAAGAGTTTATAGATTCAGTGAAAACAAGCACCCCGAAAACAATAATAACCCTGACGGACCGAAGCGGGAAAATCAATGAAGTGAAGATTTTCAAGAAAAAAGGATTCGCGGCACTTTACATGGAAGACGGTATGACAATGGAACCCGCGGATCTTGACCGGGCTTATGCTTTAGTCAATAATGGTGAAGATTTCGTTTTAATCCAGTATTATGTTTTTGACAAAGTAACGAGGAACCTGGATTATTTAATGGGGAAGGAATAA